The following proteins come from a genomic window of Achromobacter deleyi:
- a CDS encoding MarR family winged helix-turn-helix transcriptional regulator → MTAPTDWQPDWQPRQMPTLLINHYGRLLTRQADERLKTIGLTASQLPVLAALKDGGALTQRELAEAAGVEQPSMAQLLARMERDGLVRRDPSPTDGRSSLVSLTPAAQRKLEPGRALLRQIDEEACAIFTPAEREALAGMLLRLLEAAYQ, encoded by the coding sequence ATGACCGCCCCTACCGATTGGCAACCCGATTGGCAACCGCGGCAGATGCCGACCCTGCTCATCAACCACTACGGCCGGCTCTTGACGCGCCAGGCCGATGAGCGCCTCAAGACCATCGGCCTCACCGCTTCGCAGCTGCCGGTGCTGGCGGCCCTCAAGGACGGCGGCGCGCTGACGCAACGCGAATTGGCCGAAGCCGCCGGCGTCGAGCAGCCGAGCATGGCGCAACTGCTGGCGCGCATGGAGCGCGATGGCCTGGTGCGGCGCGACCCGTCGCCCACCGATGGCCGCAGCAGCCTCGTGTCATTGACCCCGGCCGCGCAGCGCAAGCTGGAGCCGGGCCGCGCCCTGCTGCGCCAGATCGACGAGGAGGCGTGCGCGATCTTCACGCCGGCCGAGCGCGAGGCGCTGGCCGGCATGCTGCTGCGATTGCTGGAAGCCGCTTACCAGTAG
- a CDS encoding FAD-dependent oxidoreductase yields MRQAPTIAIVGAGPAGLTLANVLQRHGWRADVFEADVSVDARDQGGSLDLHPEEGQRALARAGLLDAFMAIARHEDQETRLVHHATGELLREQIPAPGEGDRPEIDRQALRALLLHPLAAGVVRWGERLEAVLPRADGRHDLRCASGVKGPYDLVVGADGAWSRVRAALTPAQPAYTGVTFIELWLRDVDRRHPRAARLVGHGTLFALHGGAGIVGQRNGNATLRVYAALRTGAVAGACSDPALATIGKDALLARFAGWAPSLLDLIAEAEGVAAVRPIMALPPGLRWPHRAGLTVIGDAAHVMPPLGVGVNLAMLDAAELAEALVGADDWRAGQRRGEESMWARAAGIAPGCIEALADMFDDNGARALVEQLEAHARRDDAGLSR; encoded by the coding sequence ATGCGGCAAGCCCCCACCATCGCGATCGTCGGCGCCGGCCCGGCCGGCCTGACCCTGGCCAATGTCCTGCAGCGCCATGGCTGGCGCGCGGACGTGTTCGAGGCGGACGTCTCGGTCGACGCGCGCGACCAGGGCGGCTCGCTGGACCTGCATCCCGAGGAAGGCCAACGGGCGCTGGCGCGGGCGGGATTGCTGGATGCCTTCATGGCGATCGCGCGGCACGAGGACCAGGAGACACGGCTGGTCCACCACGCCACCGGGGAATTGCTGCGTGAACAGATTCCCGCGCCGGGCGAGGGCGACCGTCCGGAGATCGACCGCCAGGCGTTGCGCGCGCTGTTGCTGCACCCGCTGGCCGCCGGCGTGGTGCGCTGGGGCGAGCGGCTGGAGGCGGTGCTGCCCCGCGCCGACGGCCGTCATGACCTGCGTTGCGCCAGCGGGGTGAAGGGACCGTATGACCTGGTGGTGGGCGCCGATGGCGCCTGGTCCAGGGTCCGCGCCGCGCTTACGCCCGCTCAGCCTGCCTACACGGGCGTCACTTTCATCGAACTGTGGTTGCGCGACGTCGACCGCCGCCATCCGCGGGCCGCCCGCCTGGTGGGCCACGGCACGCTGTTCGCGTTGCATGGCGGCGCCGGCATCGTGGGGCAGCGCAATGGCAACGCCACCTTGCGCGTCTACGCGGCGCTGCGGACCGGGGCGGTGGCCGGGGCCTGCTCCGACCCGGCATTGGCCACAATCGGCAAGGATGCGCTGCTGGCCCGCTTTGCGGGCTGGGCGCCGTCATTGCTGGACCTGATCGCCGAGGCCGAGGGGGTCGCCGCGGTGCGTCCGATCATGGCGCTGCCGCCGGGCCTGCGCTGGCCGCACCGGGCCGGGCTGACCGTGATCGGCGATGCGGCGCACGTGATGCCGCCGCTGGGCGTGGGGGTCAACCTGGCGATGCTGGACGCGGCGGAGCTGGCCGAGGCGCTGGTCGGGGCCGATGATTGGCGCGCGGGGCAACGGCGCGGCGAGGAATCGATGTGGGCGCGCGCGGCGGGCATCGCGCCGGGCTGCATCGAGGCGCTTGCCGACATGTTCGATGACAACGGCGCGCGGGCCTTGGTCGAACAACTGGAGGCGCATGCCCGGCGCGATGACGCCGGCCTTAGTCGATGA
- a CDS encoding glycosyl transferase, translating into MQDPIRIFVGCDPNDCDLEQMMVLDYSARKHASRPVEITWMRLSRDPASPWYCDPERGRGWRTEKWSTPFSAFRWAVPAAAGFQGRALYMDADMLVLCDLADIWNLPLDGEAIVAGCRDGDGWRSCVALWDCARARPYLPTLEALRAKRNANREMKHYFADRPRLVQHLDARYNSIDGENLARDEIGILHYSDMGTQFSHRYAMPRLHAEGRQHWFDGEVVTHARADLAELFERYYQEALAAGHSPCDYRNDAPFGDVVKASQKDYTGNRPRPARRSWVQRLWAGALGG; encoded by the coding sequence ATGCAAGACCCCATCAGGATCTTTGTCGGCTGCGACCCCAACGATTGCGATCTCGAACAGATGATGGTGCTGGACTACAGCGCCCGCAAGCATGCCTCGCGCCCGGTCGAGATCACCTGGATGCGCCTGTCGCGCGACCCCGCCAGCCCCTGGTACTGTGATCCGGAGCGCGGCCGCGGCTGGCGCACCGAAAAATGGTCGACGCCGTTCTCGGCCTTCCGCTGGGCGGTGCCGGCCGCCGCCGGCTTCCAGGGTCGCGCCTTGTACATGGACGCCGACATGCTGGTGCTGTGCGACCTGGCCGATATCTGGAACCTGCCGCTGGATGGCGAGGCCATCGTCGCGGGCTGCCGCGACGGCGACGGCTGGCGCTCCTGCGTGGCGCTGTGGGACTGCGCCCGCGCTCGCCCCTATCTGCCCACGCTGGAGGCCCTGCGCGCCAAGCGCAACGCCAATCGCGAGATGAAGCACTACTTCGCCGACCGGCCGCGGCTGGTCCAGCACCTGGACGCCCGCTACAACAGCATCGACGGCGAAAACCTGGCGCGCGACGAGATCGGCATCCTCCACTATTCCGACATGGGCACGCAGTTCTCGCACCGCTATGCGATGCCGCGCCTGCATGCCGAAGGCCGCCAGCACTGGTTCGACGGCGAGGTGGTGACGCACGCCCGGGCCGACCTGGCCGAACTGTTCGAGCGCTACTACCAGGAGGCCCTGGCGGCCGGTCATTCGCCCTGCGACTACCGCAACGACGCGCCGTTCGGCGACGTGGTCAAGGCCTCCCAGAAGGACTACACCGGCAACCGGCCGCGTCCGGCGCGCCGCTCGTGGGTGCAGCGGCTGTGGGCGGGCGCCCTGGGCGGCTGA
- a CDS encoding class II aldolase/adducin family protein has product MDTAGQTGASVRERVGETEWQVRKDLAALYRLVALFGWDDLIFTHITAKVPGTEHFLINPYGMMFDEITASSLVKIDLHGRKVMDSEYDINPAGFTIHSCIHAARKDAMCVLHTHSINGVAVSAQKEGLLPLSQFAFIVLRSLSYHDYEGLALNPEEQPRLVRDLGGNNYLILRNHGLLTVGQSMAEAFQAMHRLEAACMVQVRAQAGGELTFIPPEVLARAAVESPADRAHKASLAWPGLLRRLDRRNPGYAD; this is encoded by the coding sequence ATGGATACGGCAGGTCAAACGGGCGCCAGCGTGCGCGAACGGGTCGGCGAGACGGAATGGCAGGTGCGCAAGGACCTGGCGGCGCTCTACCGGCTGGTGGCGCTGTTCGGGTGGGACGACCTGATCTTCACGCATATCACGGCCAAGGTGCCGGGCACCGAGCATTTCCTCATCAATCCCTACGGCATGATGTTCGACGAGATCACGGCGTCCAGCCTGGTCAAGATCGACCTGCACGGGCGCAAGGTGATGGACTCGGAATACGACATCAATCCGGCCGGCTTCACCATCCACAGCTGTATCCACGCGGCCCGCAAGGACGCCATGTGCGTGCTGCACACGCACTCCATCAACGGCGTGGCGGTGTCGGCGCAGAAGGAAGGCCTGCTGCCGCTGTCGCAGTTCGCGTTCATCGTGCTGCGTTCGCTCAGCTATCACGACTACGAGGGCCTGGCGCTCAATCCCGAAGAGCAGCCGCGGCTGGTGCGCGACCTGGGCGGCAACAACTACCTGATCCTGCGCAATCACGGCCTGTTGACGGTGGGGCAGAGCATGGCCGAGGCGTTCCAGGCCATGCACCGGCTGGAAGCGGCCTGCATGGTGCAGGTGCGGGCGCAGGCGGGCGGCGAACTGACGTTCATTCCGCCCGAGGTGCTGGCGCGCGCGGCGGTTGAATCCCCGGCCGACCGGGCGCACAAGGCCTCGCTGGCCTGGCCGGGCCTGCTGCGCCGGCTGGACCGGCGCAATCCGGGCTACGCCGACTGA